A window of Sinimarinibacterium sp. NLF-5-8 genomic DNA:
CGATGCATTCCTCTATCACAGTACGCTGCAGCTTTATGAGTGGCTTCAGCAAGGCGATGATCTGGCGCTGCTGATGTGTGATCAGCTACAGCGCCTGCTGCGCCAGCACCTGTTCAGGTTCTATCGCGCCAACGATCATCACACGGATACCGCTCATGCATTTCAGCCATCGGGGTCGATCCGCAAGCAGCAACAGATCGTTCGCTATATCAAGTCATCACTGGATCAGCCATTGAAGCTGGCCGATCTGACCGAAGCCATCGGCATGAACACGCATCAGTTGCAGCTGTTCTTTCGCCAGTATTTCGGCACCACACCGATGCAATATGTCACTGCAATGCGGATCGAGCGCGCGCGCTATCTGCTGGTTCACACCGATCATGACATTGCCCACATCGCCATTGACTGCGGCTTTTACAGCCACAGCCATTTGAGTGCCACATTCAAGCGCGCCACCGGCCTGACCCCCAGACAGCTGCGCCAGCGCGACCACCCATGAGCAGGGCACACTGATTTTCAGCGGCGTCGGCGCGCCAGTCAGAGACCACCAGGGTGTGAGGCTGTCCGCGCACAGGCGCCGTCGTGTGCGGGTTTCTTTATACTCGCGGCTTCATTTGCGCCTAGCCAAGCACGCCCCAGTGTATACCGAGTTTTTCCAGCTTCGGGAAATGCCGTTTTCGATCACGCCCGATCCGGCTTATCTGTACCTGTCGTCCCGGCATCAGGAAGCACTCGGCCATTTGCTTTATGGCACCGGCCAGTACGGTGGATTCGTACAACTCACCGGCGAGGTCGGCACCGGCAAGACCACCATCATCCGCAGCCTGCTGGAGCAGCGCCTGCCGGAAGTGGATGTGGCGGTGATTCACAATCCACGGCAGAGCGAGCATGAGTTTGTCCACTCGCTGTGCGATGAGCTTGGGGTGGCGTATCCGCGCGAACAGCCTTCGCTGAAAACACTGGTGGATGCGCTCAACACACACTTGCTCAAGACCCATGCCGCTGGCCGGCGCACGGTGCTGATCATCGACGAAGCGCAAAACCTGCAACCCGGCGTGCTGGAGCAGGTGCGGCTGCTGACCAACCTGGAAACCGCCAAGGAAAAACTGCTGCGGATCATGCTGATCGGCCAGCCGGAACTGTCGGTATTGCTGGCGCGCCCGGAGCTGCGCCAGCTGGCCAGCCGCATCACCGCGCGCTATCACCTGACGGCGCTGACCGAAGCCGAAACCGCCGAATACATCCTGCATCGCCTGCGCGTTGCTGGCGCGCAATCGGCCATTTTTGAACTGTCGGCACTGGCTCGGGTGCATCGCCATACCCAGGGCAATCCGCGATTGATCAATGTGGTGTGCGACCGCGCGCTGATGGGCGCTTATGGACGCCATGCGCGGCGCATCACCCCGGCCATCGTCGATCAGGCAACACGGGAGGTCATGGGCGATCATCCCTTGCTGTTTGATCCCAGGGCCGATCACCGCTGGCGCACCATAGAACGGGTCTGGCTGCTGCTGCTGGTGATCAGCATTGGCGTGTTTGCCTACTCTTACTGGTGGCCGCGCGCGCAGCAGATACCATCCACCGCTGAACCCGCTCACCCCCCTGTGGCGGTGGCGGCAGACTCGCCAGCCGACACCACCGATGAGGTGCCGGTATTCGTCCCGGCAGATGACGCCCCGAAAGACAGCCCGGCGTTACAGCGCGCAGCCCTGCCGGTGTCATCGGTGGCCGATCTGCCGCGCACCATTCAACCGCTGCCGATGACACTGCTGCGGCTGGCGCGGCTCTGGAATGCACGGCTGCCCAAAACCGATACCGAAGGCTTTTGTGGCGCCCTGCAAAAACAAGGACTGGAATGCTATCGCAGCAATGGCGCCTGGGATGATTTACTGAAAATGAACCGCCCGGCAATCCTCACACTCGATCTGAGAGAGGCTGGTCAGCACTACTTTCTGCTGGAGTCGATGGGCAGCCAATACGCCATTGTCGATACCGCGCTGGGGCCGATGCGCTTGCCGCTGGAGCAACTGCGCCCGTTGTGGACCGGTGAATTTTTGCTGCTGTGGCGGCGGCAGACCCACGCCCTCAAACTCGATGCCAGCGCCAACGCGGCCGACATTGCCTGGCTGCATGAGCAGTTGGTTGACCTGGGCTATATCACCGATGCGCGCGCGCCCCGGCAATTGACGCCGGCGCTCCAGAACGCCGTGCGCCGTTTGCAGGGGGATCGCGGGCTGGCCACCGACGGCATCGCCGGCGTGCGCACCCTGATCGAACTCGGTGACGATGTTGCCGAAACGCCCAAGCTGAGCGTGGATCTGCCATGAGCTACATCCTTGATGCCCTGAAGCGTGCGGAACAGGCACGCAGCCAGACTCCGTTCAACGAGCCTTTGACCGCATCGGCGCGCGCGCAGGAACTGCCGCGCCTGCGTCCGACGACGCTGGCACTGGCGGCGGCCACCCTGTTTCTGGCCGGCATCGGTGCTGCCAGCCTGTGGCGCGCGCGCGCGCCAATGCCGCCCCCCACAACGTCAGCGGCCACCGCTGCGGCACCGGTCACGGTTCACGGAACGATGACGCCGAAGCCGGTACCGCCACAGGCAGACTCACCAGAGCTGATGGCCTACGACAGCCTCGATGATGTCGCCCCGGTCTATCAAGGCAGTGTCTCCGCCCTGCCCGCTGTCCGCGACGCAGCCGACGATGAACCGGCGCCATCCGTGGGACGGGTGACCGTGATCGAGCCGCCTGCCGCATCGATTCAGCCGTCGCCATCAACCCCGCCCGCCGCCGATGACGACGGGCGGGTCCCAACACTGGGAGAAATGCCGGCCGCGTTCAGGGCACAGTTCCCGGCGCTACAGGTACAGGTGCATGTGTATGACGCCAATCCGGCCAAGCGCTGGATGATGATCGACAACCGCCGCTACAACCAGGGCAACGTGCTCGGCAGCGGGCCACGACTGATCGAAATCCGCGCCAATGGCGCTGTCTTTGAACTCGAAGGCGAACAGGTGTTCTGGCCGTTGCAGCGATAACGCCGCAGCCATTCGCGCACACTTTCAGACCGTGGGAGCGGGTTTACCCGCGAAGATCGGGCGTTGCGATAACGCCGCAGCCGTTCGACGCGCGCTTTCAGACTGCCGCGAGCGCGCGCTCCAGCCGCAGCAGACCTTCGGCAACATCTTCAGCGCCGATGGTCAGTGCTGGCGTCAGCCGCAGCACATCAGGCCCGGCCAGCAGCATCCACAGCCCCTGATCCATTGCAGCGGCCACCACTGCGCCGGCCTTGCCCTGCCACGAACCGAGCAACGGAATGCCGATCAACAAGCCCTGTCCGCGCGGTGCGGCGATGCGATCGGGATAGCGGTGGCTCAATGCGGTCAGCCCCTGCATCAACTGATCGGCGCGCGCGCGCACATTTTCCAGCGTCTCGGGTTTGCTGATTTGCTCGACGACGACATCGGCCACGGCACAGGCCAATGGGTTGCCGCCGTAGGTGGAACCATGACTGCCAACACTGAACGCCTGGGCGCAGGCATCCGTGGTGAGCATCGCCGCAATCGGAAATCCGCCGCCCAATCCCTTGGCCGTGGTTAATACATCGGGCGCCACGCCGATCTGCTCGTAGGCAAAATAGCGGCCGGTGCGACCATTGCCGGTCTGCACTTCATCAAAGATCAGCAGGGCATCGTACTGGTCACACAGCGCGCGCGCGCCACGCACAAAGTCGGGATCGGCGGGCAAAATGCCGCCCTCCCCCTGCAAGGGCTCCATGACGACGGCACACACCGTGTCGTTCATCGCGGCCTTGAGTGCCGCCAGATCATTGAACGGCAGGTGGCGGATGCCCCCCGGCAGCGGTTCAAACCCCTGGGTGTATTTGGGCTGCCCGCCGACGCTGACCGTGAACAGGGTGCGGCCATGGAAAGCGTGCTCGAAGGACAGAATGACGTTTTTATGCGCCCCGAATTGGGTGTTGCCGCGCCGCCGTGCAAGCTTGAATGCAGCCTCGTTGGCTTCGCCGCCGGAATTGCAGAAAAACACCTTGTCGGCAAATGACAGATCAATCAGCCGTTGCGCCAGGCGCAAGGCCGGCTCATTGGTCATGACGTTAGACACATGCCAGAGCCGGTTTGCCTGCTCGGTGAGCGCGGCAACCATGCGCGGGTTTGCATGACCGAGTGCGGTCACGGCAATCCCGGCGGCAAAATCCACATATTCGCGCCCATCCTGATCCCAGATGCGCGAACCCAGCCCGCGCACCGGAATCCGTTGCGCGGGCTGGTAGTTGGGCACCATCACTTGATCGAATACGGCACGGCTGGGAGTGGACACGACAAAACCTTCCTGAATAGAAAAACGCCCGCCGCACAGCCGCAAGAATCAGGCTGGCATCGGGCACGCGGCGCATATTGTCCGGCGCGGCGGCGGTTGTCGCAAGACACCGCCGCAGACATCGCCCGGAACACCGACTCAAACGTCGATCAACGATCGGCCGACCGATCGCCGACCAGCCGTCATGTGCGGGCGCCCCGGTTCAATCGACGATGATGCGAAACTCCACGCGGCGGTTCTGCGCGCGCCCGGCTTCGGTGCGGTTGGAGGCAATCGGACGGAACTGGCCATAGCCCATCGCCACCAGCCGGCCACTGTCGATGCCGCGCGAAATCAGGTACTGCCGCACCGATTCGGCTCGTTCCTGGGACAGGATGTGGTTGAACGATTCATTGCCGACGTTATCGGTATGCCCGCCGATCTCGATCCGCACCGAAGGCTGCGCCTTGAGTGAGTCGGCCATCTGATCGAGTGCGCGGCGCGCCTCGCCGGTGAGAATGGCATCGCTGTTCTCAAAGGTGACGTTTTCGAGCACAACGCCAGCACCGCTGTCAACGCCATGATCGGCACAGGCTTGTCCCTGCACATCAAAACCGCCAAAGCACGGCGATTCTTCCGGCATCGGCAGCGCCACGGCGCTCATGGGACAACCACGGCCATCGACGACTGCGCCAAAAGGCGTATCGGGGCATTCATCCAGGCTGTCGATGACACCATCACGATCGGAATCCACGCCGCAATCGCTGCGCCCAGTGATCGGATCGACAACCGCCAGCTCACATTCCTGTGCAGGTGCCGGGGCACGATGCTCGGCCGGGGTAAAGAACATCGACAGAGGCAGTTGCAGGCCCGCGCCGATCCGGTAATCGATCAGAATGTCTTCGCCCGGCACGGACTTCTTGTTGTCCTGCGCCTGGATGCGCGCGTCCAGCCGCGCCGCCAGCCCCAGCCACGGCAGCGGAATCAGCGCACCACCGCCAAAATTGAGCCCGAACGAATTGCGCGAATCCCCGCGCACATCGTCCTGCACCACGCCCAGCCCGCCCAGCACGAACGGCTTGAACACAAAACCGTTCTGCCAGCCGAGGCTGCCAAAGTCGTAAACCAGATCGAGCATGATGCCGCGCTGATAGTCGTGCTGGCCATCGACATCGCGCTTGCGTTGCAGGGCGTGGAATTGCCCTTCGACGGCCAGATTGGAATAACCCCATTGCGTCAGCGGCCAGCCAAAGCGCAGGTCAAAACCGTTGCCGTTGCCGGATTCGCGCGCGCTGTCGCTGATTTCAAAGTTGTAACCGGCACCAACGTAGGGGATATCGTAATCGTCTACGGTGACGGCAGCCGCCGAGCACGACCACAGCAAGGCCAGCGCAGTGGCAGAAGCAAGCATATGACGCATGAAAAACCCCCAAATTTTTAATTGTGCATTTGCAACGTGGGCGAAACTGTACTGGATTCACCTGCGCCGCGAAACAGAATCAACGTCGTAAATCGGCCCCACATTCGGCAATCAGCGCCGGGCCACGGTAAATGAATCCCGAATAAATCTGAACCAGATCGGCGCCGGCCTGGCGCTTGCCGCGCGCATCGGCGCCACAGGTAATGCCACCCACGCCAATCAGCGGAAAGTCCGCACCCACGCGCTGGCGCAGCTGTTGCAGCACTTCATTGGCCCTGGGCAGCAGCGGCGCACCCGACAAGCCTCCGGTTTGCTGTGCCAGCGGCTCGCCTTCCAAACCGGGGCGGGCGATGGTGGTGTTGGTGGCGATCAGGCCATCGATCCCGGATTCGCGCGCGGCCAGGGCAATGCCGTCCAGTTCTTCGAAGGTCACATCGGGGGCAATCTTGACCACAATCGGTCGCTGCACTCCATGTTGATCGGCCAGTTCGCGGCGCGCGCGGATCAACGCATCCAGCAAGCCGCGCAAATGCGCTGCACCTTGCAGCTCGCGCAGGTTTTTGGTGTTGGGTGAGGAGATGTTGACAGTGATGTACGACGCTGCCGTGTAAACCTTGCGCAGGCAGTGCAGATAGTCGTCAGCCGCACGCTCATTGGGGGTATCAAAGTTTTTGCCGATGTTGATGCCCAAAACGCCGGAAAAATCGCTTTCGGCGACGCGCGCGAGCAGGTAATCCACGCCTTTGTTGTTAAACCCCAGCCGGTTGATGATGGCTTGATGCTGCGGCAGCCGGAACATGCGCGGACGCGGATTGCCCGGCTGTGGGCGCGGGGTAACGGTGCCGACTTCGACAAAGCCAAACTCCAGTGCTTGCCACGCGGCCAGGCATTCGGCGTTCTTGTCCAGCCCGGCGGCCAGGCCGACGCGGTTGGCAAAGTCCAGCCCCATCAGTCTCACCGGATCGGCGGGCACGGGCTGGCGAAACGGCGCGGTGGCCAGGTTCGGCATTTTGCGGAACATCGCCAGCGTCAGTTCATGCGCGCGCTCGGCGTCCAGGGTAAACAGCAAGTTTCGGGCAAGAGCGTACATCGCAAACCTCAACGTAAAACGATCACGGCGCGCTTCTAACGCTGCACCGGGGGGCGCAGCGACTGCGACGGCATCGGCGGCGGCGCAGCGCGCGGCGCAATCGTCCGCAGCGGTGGCGGCGGCGATTGCACCTGCGGCTGCCACGGCAGCGCGGTAGCAAGCCGCTGACGCACATTGCGTACGCGTTCGTGCAATAAATCCTGGGTGATCGTCAGCGGCATCCGCATCAGACTGCGGATCACATCACTGAGCAGACGGCGCTTGGAGTCGTTTTCATACAGCGAGCCAAAGCTGCCAGCGGCGGCAAATAGCGCGCGCGACAGGTGCACATAGTCGCGGCGCACCACCAATCCAATCTGCTGGGTGTTGGACATCAGATGCAACACGGTCTGACCGCGCACGCTCAGACCTTCCATGCCGCCTTTGCGCAGCGCCTGGATGAAGTTACGACGGGTCAGTGGCGTGACGTTTTTCTTATGCAGGGTTTCATCCAGCGCGGCTTTGATTTCTGCGCGGCGGGCATCGTCCACCTCTGGCTGGGTGCTGACACGGATCAGCGCATCGGTGAGCTGCTCGGTATCGGCGGTGACGGCGGCAGCCAGGTAATCCCACACCGCGCTCCACTTGCCATCCAGACCGACGACGTTGCCCCAGTCGATCAGATACAGCGAGCCGCTGCGATCCACCATGATGTTGCCGGGGTGCAGGTCACCGTGGATTTCATGGTGGACAAAAATATGGTTGAGCAACGTGTACAGCAGCCGATCGGAGATTTGCTTTTGAAAACGACGGCGCTCGATCAATGGCATTTGCCGCAGCGCGCGCGTCAGGCTCTCGGCATCCGACAGGTATTCCATCTCGATGATGCGCCGCGAGTGCCCGTACAGCTGCGGCACCCGCCACATCCGTGAGTGCAGGCTGCGCTGATGAAAGCGCTGGTGATGCAGGGCTTCGGCATCAAAGTCCAGTTCTTCGACAAAACCAGCGACAAACTCATCGACCTGCTCTTGCATCGCGCGCAAAAACGGCGCGAGCTTGGAATGCGGCGCCCAGTATTGCGACGACATGATCGCCAGCCCCATGACCATTTTGCCGATGGTGAACTCGCGGTCGATGTTTTGCCGCCCCACCTTGACCACCACCTGCCGCAGCCGCTCAACACCGTCTTCTACAAACGGTTTTTTGGCCAGATACACCGAGCCGATGGAACCGGATTTGATCGGGTTGGCCGGATCAAAGCCCAAATACAGCTTGTGCGGCGGCTTGCCGTAGCACTCGATAAAGGCCTGGACGACTTCGTCCTCATCCATCGGCGGCACGTCTTCGTGAAACACCGCCAGTTCGCGCGCGATCTCATTGGGCAAGAAGTCGGCATTGGCGGCGGCGACCTGCGCCATTTTGACAAAGAACGGGCCAAACTCGCGCACCATCTGCGCAACGATTTGCGCCTGCGCACCAAAGTCTTTGGGATCGGTCTGGAAAAACGGCTTGATGTAGCGCAGCGCCCCCAACTGGCGGCGCATGATCAGCAAATCCTTGCGCAGCGTGCCCGCGCGCCGCAGCACTTCCTGCAATTGCCACTGGTTGAAGCGCCGCCCGGCCTTGAGAATGTTGACCAGCTCCACCAGCAGCGGCTCATAAGTGCGCAGCACCAACCGCACCATGTCCAGCGATAACTCACCTAACCCCTTGAGCTCCGGCGTGGAAAACAGCTCTTCAAAAAACTCCCAGAAGCCCTGGACGATTTGTTCCGGCACCTGCACCGGCGAGCGTGCCACGGCCTGATCGACCATGAAGCGGATCAGATCTTCGGTGGATTCTTCATTGGGAATCAGTCGGCGCGCGCGCAGATAGCTGGTCAAACGCTCGGTCTGGTGCAGGAGCGGATGCTGATACAACCCGGCAAAGGCGCTGTCGATGGCCTCCGCCAAGTCATCGCGGGTGACATCGGGATCAGCCCCCAACAGCTTGAGCAGCGGCGAAAACCCCTGCGACAGGCGATAGGTGGAAGTGGTCAGCGCGCCGATTTCCTTGAACAAGGTCACAGCCGCATTGTCGCGCAAGGAAACCATATCAGCGCCCGAACAGTGGTCGTCGCCCGGACATTGTCATGTTCAAGGCAGCGTCAGCAGATGACCGAGCTTGGCTTGTTTGGCGGCCAGGTATCTGCGGTTGTAGGGGTTTAAGCCGGTTTGCAAAGGTACCCGTTCGACCACTTCAATGCCATCGGCAGACAGCGCATCAATTTTGCGCGGATTGTTGGTCATCAAGCGGATTTTGAGCAGCCCCAAGTGCTTGAGCAGGCGCACGGCCAGGCCATAGTCACGCGCATCGGCCGGAAAACCCAGCTGGTGATTGGCTTCAACCGTATCAGCCCCCTGATCTTGTAGCGCATAGGCGCGGATTTTGTTGCCCAGTCCAATGCCTCGCCCTTCCTGACGCAGATACAACACGGCGCCGCGCCCGGCCTCGGCAATGCGGTGCAGCGCCGCATCGAGCTGCGCACCACAATCGCAGCGCAGTGAAAACAGCGCATCGCCGGTCAGGCATTCCGAATGCACGCGCACCAGCGGCGGATCGCCCGACAAATCACCCAGCGACAGCACCACATGCTCTTTGCCATCGGCCGCCTTGAAGACGCTGATGCGAAATTCAGCAAAGGGAGTGGGCAGCCGGGACTCGGCAAAAGCATGCAAATCAGGGGAGGAAGTGGACACAACGTTCTCAAAAAACTTTTGGCGGCAAAACATCACCAGAACACAGCAGCCGCAGCGCGGGGACGGCGAAGTTTAGCCGCCCCCGCGCTCAAGAGGGATAAAATTTACGCGCCAAACCAGTTTTGGCCACAAACGCGCAAGGTCTGGCCGTTGACGCCAGAGGCAGCGCCCGAGGCAAAAAAGGCCACCGCTTCGGCAATGTCCTGAGGCAGCCCGCCCTGTGACAACGAGTTGATCCGACGCCCGACTTCGCGCGGCCCCATTGGCATCGCTGCTGTCATCTGGGTCTCGATAAAGCCCGGCGCAACGGCGTTGATCGCGCCACCGTTTTTGGCAAAGGTCTCGGCCATTGCCGCAACATAGCCGATCAAGGCCGATTTGGTAGCGGCGTAGTTGGTCTGGCCAGCGTTACCGCTGATTCCGCCAATCGAGGAAATACATACCGCGCGCGCGCCTTTGTTAAAGGCTTTGTCTTCGAGCAAGCCTGCATTGATGTTGAGGATGGCTGCCAGGTTGATATTCAGCACCATGTCCCACTGCTGCGGGGTCATGTTGCGCAGCATCTTGTCGCGCGTGACACCGGCGTTGTGAACGATCACATCCAGCCCGCCCAATCCCTGTGCAGCTTCGGCAATCCGCTGCGCAGCGTCCGGCGCCGTCACATCCAGCGCCAAGCCCTGGCCGCCCAACCGTGACATCGTCTCACCCAGCGCGCCTTCAGCAGACGGATGATCAACCCCGATCACCTGCGCCCCTTCGCGCGCAAAAACCTCGGCAATCGCCGCGCCAATACCGCGCGCAGCCCCTGTGATCACCGCAACCCGGCCATTGAGGCTATCCGCCAGCGAAACCGCGTCGCCGCCCTTGGTCAGACGCAGTACCTGCGCATCCACATAGGCAGAGTGGCTGGTCAGGAAAAAGCGCAGGGGCGCTTCCAGATGAGCATCGCCGCCAGCCGCCACTTCCAATAGATTGCAGGTGGTGCCGTTCTTGCCCACTTCCTTGCCCAGCGAACGGACGAAACCGCGCAGCGCCATCGACATGGCCTTGGCACCGGCCTCCTTGCAAGCGTCTGCCGCGCGCGTCAGCACGACGATGCGGGCATTGCGCGGCAGTGCGCGCACACGCGGCTGGAAAAACTCGTAGACCTGCCGCATCTGCTCCGGCGTCTGCAAGCCGCTGGCATCAAACACCAGCGCATGACTGGCGGGTTCGCCGGTGCCCGGCAGCGGCTCTCCGGTCAAGGCCAGATTCTGTGCTGCGGCAGCGGCCTTGACCGGCGCCAGCCCGGCATGATCCGCCGCAATTCGCAACTGCGCGCCGGTTGCGCTCAGAGCCGCCAACAGCGGCGCCGACAGTGTGGCCTGGGCATCGCCGCCAACCAACACCGCCTTGCCTTCCAACGGGCGCTCTGCCCAGGCCGATTTGGCACGCTGCAAACGCGGTGGCGTCGGCAGCCCCAGCGCCGAGGCCACGGTCTGACCAAAAGAGGAGTTGATAAAATCCAGATAACGATCGCTCATTGCAGTGACTTCTCTGATTGAAAAAAGACGCGCCTATTATTGCAGCCATGCGCCATCGCCGACACGGCAGCCACTGTCATCCACAATGCCGCTGCAGCCATTGACGAGGCACGCCGTGATCCTGCTAGTCTAGCGCCTGCATCGGATGACATTGCATCCTGCGCAGGTTGCCACCATCATGCGCAACTGCTGCGATTGCAGCATGGATGCAGCCAGACAATCCCATAGCATGACAACTTTCTACCGGGTTGGGAGAACCTATGAGCGCCAAAAGTTTGATTATGGCCATCGTGATCATCGCGGTGGCCTACGGAACCAATCTGTTCCTTGAAAGCATCGCCCCGCGCGATGCAGAAAATTCGGCAACATCGACTCCGATAACCAGTCCCGTTGCCGAAGGACAGGTCAGTCCCGACCCGCACACAGCAGCGACTGACGACGCCAGTGCTGACGGCAGCGACATCTGGCTCGCCGCAGGCGCCACCGACTCGCAGGTCGCATCTCCTTCAGCCGCCAGCGATATGGATGACGACGAAGCCGTGGCCGCCTATCACGAGGCGCTTCAGGCCATCGAAAGCGACGCCATCGCAACTGATACGGGCGCCGACTCCCACGCCGATACCTTGACGGCCGAAGCACAGACACCAGAAACCGACATCGCCGCTGCCGAATTCGACGCAGCACTTGATGACGATGCGCCAGTCAGCACCCCCGCAGCCACGCCTGCCCCGACTCCGGCGCCGGTCGTTCGCAGCACATCCGCACCCGTGGCAACATCGGCGCCGGTCAGAATGG
This region includes:
- a CDS encoding 3-oxoacyl-ACP reductase, encoding MSDRYLDFINSSFGQTVASALGLPTPPRLQRAKSAWAERPLEGKAVLVGGDAQATLSAPLLAALSATGAQLRIAADHAGLAPVKAAAAAQNLALTGEPLPGTGEPASHALVFDASGLQTPEQMRQVYEFFQPRVRALPRNARIVVLTRAADACKEAGAKAMSMALRGFVRSLGKEVGKNGTTCNLLEVAAGGDAHLEAPLRFFLTSHSAYVDAQVLRLTKGGDAVSLADSLNGRVAVITGAARGIGAAIAEVFAREGAQVIGVDHPSAEGALGETMSRLGGQGLALDVTAPDAAQRIAEAAQGLGGLDVIVHNAGVTRDKMLRNMTPQQWDMVLNINLAAILNINAGLLEDKAFNKGARAVCISSIGGISGNAGQTNYAATKSALIGYVAAMAETFAKNGGAINAVAPGFIETQMTAAMPMGPREVGRRINSLSQGGLPQDIAEAVAFFASGAASGVNGQTLRVCGQNWFGA
- a CDS encoding OmpA family protein gives rise to the protein MRHMLASATALALLWSCSAAAVTVDDYDIPYVGAGYNFEISDSARESGNGNGFDLRFGWPLTQWGYSNLAVEGQFHALQRKRDVDGQHDYQRGIMLDLVYDFGSLGWQNGFVFKPFVLGGLGVVQDDVRGDSRNSFGLNFGGGALIPLPWLGLAARLDARIQAQDNKKSVPGEDILIDYRIGAGLQLPLSMFFTPAEHRAPAPAQECELAVVDPITGRSDCGVDSDRDGVIDSLDECPDTPFGAVVDGRGCPMSAVALPMPEESPCFGGFDVQGQACADHGVDSGAGVVLENVTFENSDAILTGEARRALDQMADSLKAQPSVRIEIGGHTDNVGNESFNHILSQERAESVRQYLISRGIDSGRLVAMGYGQFRPIASNRTEAGRAQNRRVEFRIIVD
- the ribA gene encoding GTP cyclohydrolase II; translated protein: MHAFAESRLPTPFAEFRISVFKAADGKEHVVLSLGDLSGDPPLVRVHSECLTGDALFSLRCDCGAQLDAALHRIAEAGRGAVLYLRQEGRGIGLGNKIRAYALQDQGADTVEANHQLGFPADARDYGLAVRLLKHLGLLKIRLMTNNPRKIDALSADGIEVVERVPLQTGLNPYNRRYLAAKQAKLGHLLTLP
- a CDS encoding general secretion pathway protein GspB, which translates into the protein MSYILDALKRAEQARSQTPFNEPLTASARAQELPRLRPTTLALAAATLFLAGIGAASLWRARAPMPPPTTSAATAAAPVTVHGTMTPKPVPPQADSPELMAYDSLDDVAPVYQGSVSALPAVRDAADDEPAPSVGRVTVIEPPAASIQPSPSTPPAADDDGRVPTLGEMPAAFRAQFPALQVQVHVYDANPAKRWMMIDNRRYNQGNVLGSGPRLIEIRANGAVFELEGEQVFWPLQR
- a CDS encoding AarF/UbiB family protein, which translates into the protein MVSLRDNAAVTLFKEIGALTTSTYRLSQGFSPLLKLLGADPDVTRDDLAEAIDSAFAGLYQHPLLHQTERLTSYLRARRLIPNEESTEDLIRFMVDQAVARSPVQVPEQIVQGFWEFFEELFSTPELKGLGELSLDMVRLVLRTYEPLLVELVNILKAGRRFNQWQLQEVLRRAGTLRKDLLIMRRQLGALRYIKPFFQTDPKDFGAQAQIVAQMVREFGPFFVKMAQVAAANADFLPNEIARELAVFHEDVPPMDEDEVVQAFIECYGKPPHKLYLGFDPANPIKSGSIGSVYLAKKPFVEDGVERLRQVVVKVGRQNIDREFTIGKMVMGLAIMSSQYWAPHSKLAPFLRAMQEQVDEFVAGFVEELDFDAEALHHQRFHQRSLHSRMWRVPQLYGHSRRIIEMEYLSDAESLTRALRQMPLIERRRFQKQISDRLLYTLLNHIFVHHEIHGDLHPGNIMVDRSGSLYLIDWGNVVGLDGKWSAVWDYLAAAVTADTEQLTDALIRVSTQPEVDDARRAEIKAALDETLHKKNVTPLTRRNFIQALRKGGMEGLSVRGQTVLHLMSNTQQIGLVVRRDYVHLSRALFAAAGSFGSLYENDSKRRLLSDVIRSLMRMPLTITQDLLHERVRNVRQRLATALPWQPQVQSPPPPLRTIAPRAAPPPMPSQSLRPPVQR
- a CDS encoding AAA family ATPase; translated protein: MYTEFFQLREMPFSITPDPAYLYLSSRHQEALGHLLYGTGQYGGFVQLTGEVGTGKTTIIRSLLEQRLPEVDVAVIHNPRQSEHEFVHSLCDELGVAYPREQPSLKTLVDALNTHLLKTHAAGRRTVLIIDEAQNLQPGVLEQVRLLTNLETAKEKLLRIMLIGQPELSVLLARPELRQLASRITARYHLTALTEAETAEYILHRLRVAGAQSAIFELSALARVHRHTQGNPRLINVVCDRALMGAYGRHARRITPAIVDQATREVMGDHPLLFDPRADHRWRTIERVWLLLLVISIGVFAYSYWWPRAQQIPSTAEPAHPPVAVAADSPADTTDEVPVFVPADDAPKDSPALQRAALPVSSVADLPRTIQPLPMTLLRLARLWNARLPKTDTEGFCGALQKQGLECYRSNGAWDDLLKMNRPAILTLDLREAGQHYFLLESMGSQYAIVDTALGPMRLPLEQLRPLWTGEFLLLWRRQTHALKLDASANAADIAWLHEQLVDLGYITDARAPRQLTPALQNAVRRLQGDRGLATDGIAGVRTLIELGDDVAETPKLSVDLP
- a CDS encoding acetylornithine/succinyldiaminopimelate transaminase, which produces MVPNYQPAQRIPVRGLGSRIWDQDGREYVDFAAGIAVTALGHANPRMVAALTEQANRLWHVSNVMTNEPALRLAQRLIDLSFADKVFFCNSGGEANEAAFKLARRRGNTQFGAHKNVILSFEHAFHGRTLFTVSVGGQPKYTQGFEPLPGGIRHLPFNDLAALKAAMNDTVCAVVMEPLQGEGGILPADPDFVRGARALCDQYDALLIFDEVQTGNGRTGRYFAYEQIGVAPDVLTTAKGLGGGFPIAAMLTTDACAQAFSVGSHGSTYGGNPLACAVADVVVEQISKPETLENVRARADQLMQGLTALSHRYPDRIAAPRGQGLLIGIPLLGSWQGKAGAVVAAAMDQGLWMLLAGPDVLRLTPALTIGAEDVAEGLLRLERALAAV
- a CDS encoding quinone-dependent dihydroorotate dehydrogenase, coding for MYALARNLLFTLDAERAHELTLAMFRKMPNLATAPFRQPVPADPVRLMGLDFANRVGLAAGLDKNAECLAAWQALEFGFVEVGTVTPRPQPGNPRPRMFRLPQHQAIINRLGFNNKGVDYLLARVAESDFSGVLGINIGKNFDTPNERAADDYLHCLRKVYTAASYITVNISSPNTKNLRELQGAAHLRGLLDALIRARRELADQHGVQRPIVVKIAPDVTFEELDGIALAARESGIDGLIATNTTIARPGLEGEPLAQQTGGLSGAPLLPRANEVLQQLRQRVGADFPLIGVGGITCGADARGKRQAGADLVQIYSGFIYRGPALIAECGADLRR
- a CDS encoding helix-turn-helix transcriptional regulator; protein product: MELPRGDSAIIDILPTHPIQYDAFLYHSTLQLYEWLQQGDDLALLMCDQLQRLLRQHLFRFYRANDHHTDTAHAFQPSGSIRKQQQIVRYIKSSLDQPLKLADLTEAIGMNTHQLQLFFRQYFGTTPMQYVTAMRIERARYLLVHTDHDIAHIAIDCGFYSHSHLSATFKRATGLTPRQLRQRDHP